gggatGAGCGCGTGAAGAGCAaggacgagagagggggaggtgtgcgtgtgtgtgtgtgtggtgtgtgtgagggagggagggagggagggagggaaacGACGTTCACGACGCCACAAGAGCGCGCAACGCAGAGAAACGGGTGGCCGTTGGTGACGACGACTCTGTCGGCGAGCCAAGGGATGGATGACGGCacagggggtgggtgggggtcAAGGCTGCAACTCAGATGGCGCGGAGGTGCAACTTCACAGCAACAACGTCGgcacacggcagcagcaacacagTGGAAGACGAGGCCGAAGGAAGCGGATGTAAGTAGCGAGGACGACGGAGCGCAGCTGACATGGAAATTATGGCGGAGCGATGGTATGTACACGTGTGGCgtgcggggtgggggtggggtggcagGAGAAGTGCCGGTGCAACCGCGACAGCCGCACGGGGGGCGATATACAacagatagagagagggagtatTGGTGGACGCATGAGTCGGCTGGTGGGCAGTGGCTTTGCGGGCGTGTCCTGTTAGGCATTCCCCCGGCGAGAGCGTGTGCGGAGGGAAAGGCCCACCTGCACACAAGCATGCTGCAACCGTAGGCGCGCCGTGCTTCACAGCTCCCTCACGGCTTTGCCTTTGCCTTTCTTTTGTGCGGTTTATCTATTGTGTGGCGCTGTGGCGAGACGTCAGGCACGGGCGCAGGACCGCCGCACGGCCGATCCCTCCCCATCCGTACTCGGGCCtcagcggtggtggagggaaCACAGCGCGACCGTGCGCTCCAACGCGTCCTACAGAGGATCTtccacgccccccccccccacacacacacgcacacgcacacatacacacactcaGAGATCAGCCAGCTAGTGGATGATGACGGGACTCGCCACATCCATCGCCGCACGGTATCACACACATTCCCGCAACCACGgatgccgcagcgcctcgtacgccgtcagccgccgcgaAGGGTACTTCTCCAGAAGTCCGCGAATGAAGGAGGCGCCGAGCGCCGAGATGGGGGGCAGCAACACATCCGCGACGTGTCCATCAGGCGCCATCACGCGACCGACGGACGGGTTTGCCTGCGCACCGGTCGCGGCAGCGTCCGCGGAGACGTACACAAGGCGATCGAGGTCCACCTCCAGCCCACCCGACGCACACGTGTCGGCGTACGTGGTGAGTGATgcgcagagctgctccaCAGTGGCGTCAAAGCGCGAGTCAGCCGacgtcgcgctgctgccgccatcgctgtCCTCAGCATGGGCACGCTTCTGCTCCGCACACCGCATagacgccgccaccgcctcgacGCGCCGGTGCCACTGTCGAGTCTGCTCCGAGGTGGCGGAAGACGCAGCTGACGTCTCGGCGCATTTTTtcggcagcaccacgcgcacCGACTCTACCACAGACAGCGGAGGTAGACACGCAACAtcaggaggaggacgtgccGCAGAGCTGGACGGCCGTGACGATGGGAGCGGCCCAGCACTGGctgggcggcgacggtgccgctggaAGCGCAGGGGGGCGTCATAGTTCACCAAAGGTGGCCCGCCGGGTCGCCGCGGTTTTTTTGCTGACGGAAACGGTGCCCGCCCCGTCAGCAGCGCGTACGCGATGACGCCGACGGAGTACATgtcgactgctgcgccgtaCCCCATCTTGTCCGGGCGCAAGGCCGGGTTGGTGACCTCAGGGGCTGCGTAGATAggggtgccgcagctcgtcGTTGCGTCGTTTCGGGAGTAGATGAGCTTCACCCGCTccggcaccgcctccgtggctgctgctgccgccgccgcaggccTGCCTTCAACGTCCTGTGACATCTGCGAGAGCATCCCGGTGAGGCCGTGCAGTGCCCCTGTGGAGTCGAACGGATGTGTCTGCAGCTGGTCGAGCACATGCGAGAGACCGAAATCCATGACCTTGACGACCGGCCACATGTGCCGCGGTACGTGCACCGTGTAAAGCACTGACAGCGGATTCGTGAactccaccgccgcactGCCCTCCTCACGCGTCGTCGCGGCGGATGTGGACGCGTCGCTTGCGTGGTGCGGGTGAGAGTAGGCGCGGAGCTGATGAACCAacgtctgcagctgcagcgcgttgAGGGTGTAGCGGTCGCAGGggcgctgcagcatcagATTCTCGAGCTTCAAGTCACGGTGGATGATGCCCATCGTGTGCAGGTACAACACTGCCTCAATCACTTGAACGATGATAATCTTCACAATGAACTCCGGCAGCGGACCGCCGACGGAGACGAGTtcaacgtcgtcgtcgtcgcacgTAGCTGcacccaccgctgccgttgtcgagtcgccgctgccgttgccgagccgctgcgcaccgGTGCTACGGCGGTTGTTCGCGCCACGCTCGCGTCGTTTGTAGATCTGCAGCAGGTCCCACACCTCCCCTCCGGTCGCCTGCTCCATCACCAGCGCCAGGTGGTCTGGCTGGTCAAACACCTCGTACAGTGCGGTGACGTTGCGGTGACGCACGGCGAGGAGAATGTTGATCTcgcgctgctgacggcggcggtgctgcagctctctCTCGTATGTGCGGCGGAGTGCCTCGGGGAGGCAGCGGATCAGCTCTCGACGGCGTTGCTCACGATCTTGCCGCGGCAGTCGCTGTGCGTCCCCGTCATCACTCGAGTCGTCGCCGTCTCGCCGCTTGTGCGGCGACTTCCACAATGcgctgagcgaggaggacggcgtcAGGGCAGTGGGCGTTGAGTCGGCAAGCTGAAGATGGGCGAGCACACCTGCTGTCCATTCCTTCCGTCTCTGCAGGGCCAGATCGTCCGGCTGCGTCTCCATGAGCAACAACTGCTCAATCACCGCGGCATCTTCGGCCGATATCGTCCCTGGCACTGCCCCCGCAGTATCAGgggtggcgacggtggcggtggtgtggaTGCACGACACAGGTGTGCGATCTGTACCGCTTTCGCCTTCCTcgggatgctgctgctgctgctgctgccgccgtcgccgaagAGCTTCCACCAACATCCGCTGCTTGCGGATGATCTTGACGGCGAACACCTGTGGCGCAGCATCGGTAGTGGTGGtgtccgcctccgctgctgtcgtcgaggccgccgacgcggacacctgcagcaccgcgacCGGCGCCcgtcgctccttctcccgtATGTAGGCTTCCCGTAGCTCAGCCGCCTCTGACGGGTTCGCCGTCCACTCAcccacgccgtcgccgctgaagACGTGCTCCCAACTTGAGGGCACGCCAGCCGCGACCACACCGCCGGCGTCAAGGAGGGACGGCGACTGCGATGAGGTTGACGCCTCTGCGCGCAAGGCGGCACGGTACACGGTGCCGAACGTTCCCTGGCCCAGCGGGTGCGCCCGATCAAGGGAGTAGTACTCGTCAACGCTGTGACCGTACATGcgccgcacctgcgcctcgaCGTTCCACTGCGCtctgcacagcagcgcacgccgctgcgcagctgtCTGCAGTGCTTGAcgttggtgctgctccttctccgccaaggtggtggtgccctCATCGGCGCCTTGCGTCGTGCTTGCCCTATGCGGCTGCTCCATCACCCAACGCACAAACCCCTCCGCAGTGAGGAAGTGAAACGAGAGGTTGTAGTTCGTCGTGTGCCGCGGGCCGGCGTTGATGAGTTCCACCACGTCACCGTCGCGCAGACGCACCGAGCGACCTTTGCCCACCTTCTGGCCGTTGACGATGCATCCGTTTGTGCTGTAGTCAGAGAGCATAACGTGAGCGTTGGCGGAccgttgttgttgccgctgctgcggctgcctggcggcggcgttgcgggcggctgcatcgccgcgtggatgcggcaccgctggcaCCTCCGTTGTGGGTTGAGGCCTGTGATGAAGCGGGGCCGCGACTTTGGCCATGGCGCCGGTCGCCTCGTAGGCGGCCCTATGTGCCTCCTTGTCTTCTGCTGCTACTgtagccgctgctgcagcgtcaccgTGACGATGATCACTTCCTGATTGGTAGGCGATGGTGCAGTGCACACTGCTGACGCACGGATTCGTGGCGAGGACGATGTCGTTGCTGGCGAGGCGACCGAGACGGACCGCGCCGTTGTTGCTGCGAGTGCCGCACAGAggcaggagaaggcgaggtGGTGAGGGGTGAGACTTGCTTCCCTCCTGCTGCGGCGAGGCTGGCGCGCAGGGGTacttgctgccgctgtgggaGCACGTCGGCAAGTAGAACTGCCGCAGAGCTGGTGAAACGTGCCGCCACAACCAGTCCTCTCCAGGGTCGCGCAGGGACGATGAAGCTatcagctgcgccgctgacTCTTTCcccggcgcgtgtgcctctTCCGCAGGGCAGCCGCaacgctgcgcgtgtgccagcAGCCCGTTTTCTCTCGACGGCAGGTTCTGCGCGACGAGGACACCCCAGACACGCACACTATCGGCGTCACCGTCTTGAAGGACCTTGCCACTACACGCACCTTCGTGGCGCTGCTTCttgtgcgccggtggcgcgttgctgctgctggtgccacTGCGCTCATGTACCGGTGCGTTCATCGAGAGTTGCttgaaggaggagagagggaggggtgcaaGTGGTGATGGCGTGTGCgtcatgtgtgtgcgcgtgtccaGAGAGGTggcgggtggggtgggtgggaggcacaacctgctgcgcagcggtaCCTATGCGCGTGCTCTCGTGTGTTAGCGTCCGTCCGTCACGTACTGtggacacacgcacgcacacacatctacgcacgcgcgcgcctttctctgcgtgcgtgcgtgtgtggcgtgcTCTCTGTGaacgggagagggaggggggagggggagtgcgcAAGGACGAGTGGTGAGGCCTCAGGGAGGCGTGGtcaaaggaggagggcgatgAAGCACTTTGCGaggctgcgtgcgtgcaacCTCATGACCaagcagcgctgcaccgAGTAAAAATAGAAAGCATCGGAGGTATCGATGACAAGaaatggcggcggcggcggcggcggcgggagggggggggtgcgatcaccttgtgtgtgtgtgtttaccAAGAGAAGCATAGGACCATAATAAGGATGCGTCGTCACGTAAAGGGTGAACGGTGACacggggtggggagggagaccGCCGAAGGTGCGGGAGGCGTGCGGCGCATCAGCCGCGgacacacccgcgcacacacacgagagtCTCGAAGCAGTGAGGGATCGTGACAGGCGGCGGGCATACGTGTGGAGGGATGCTCGCAGGGGACCGAGGCGGTTCAGGAGActgaggagagaggagcggcggATGCGCTTACCGTTAACACATGCCGCGTTGACGGTGGCTGGTGGCGACTGTGGTACAGCAAcgcaagggggaggggggagggcggccaGCGGGGCAGGTGCGTGCCCGCCATTTTCTCGCTGTCTCTCCGGTATCGCTGTACATGATGCCTCGCCAATATGCTACTGTGGAGGCTGCATCGGGTGCTCTCTCTGGCACTGCGTGAAGTAGTCCCACGCCCACCTGCAGCTGTCGGCGGACTCGGGGTTCGCCTCAAGGCACTTGGAGTAGCCCACAAGTTGCGACGTGCAGACGTGCccctcctgctgcgcggcctgcgccagctgctgcgcctctgccggctgcgtcggcgcctgGTTGCCGTGGCCGTAGAGGTAGTTGCTGATGCCGTGGCCCAGCACGCTGCCACCGGCGACGGCCGCCATCGTGCCGAGGATGCCgctaccgccaccgccggccaTCGGACGCTGAACGTAGATGTTCGTGACGCCGttcggctgctgcgggtgcgcgtgcgacgTGGTACCGGGGCGGCGCTCGGACGGAAATCCACGGAGGGGGGTTTGGCGACtaccacgaccaccaccgccaccgcgactACGAGGCATTCTTCAACACACGGGTGAGCTCACTTTTCCTCGTCGTGCAGCCGCGTGTCTGCGTGATGGAGGTTGACGGATGTGTGCGGGGGAAGAGGGATCGAAAGCCGTAGGTGCCCCGCGGCCACGGAtgtcgtgtgcgcgtgtgttcgtcgtgcgcggtggaggagacaCAAAGCTGGCAGAGGCCGTGAGAGCGAAGGCGGGGCGATGCCGAGATGCTTCGTTGGACGGCAGTGTACAAGGACGGGGTGGTGTGGGATGGGGCAACACGGCTACGCGCAGCCAACGCTCACCCACCTCCGTGAATCGCCACGCAGGGTAGAGAGGACGAAAGGGTGTGTAAAGGACCTGATATCTGACCTCGAGACACGccgagggtggtggtggtggtggtgcgcaaGCCTGTGCGAGTGGTTCAACCTTTTCTGTCGATCTGCTTGCCTGTATACCGttgtccgtgcgtgtgcgtctgcgacACGGgaagtgagagagagggagggagagagagagagccagaGTGAGAGATGGATGCAACAACCCATGCGGGGCCATAGAAATTCGTGAGGGGAGTTCCTGAGCCGATCGCCGAAATGCACGGATAGCGTCGGGAGAAGCGGGCGAGCGGGAGGACAAGAGGCGCTGCCAGAGGCTATCAGAACAGGAACAGAGGCaagacggagggagagggggtggtggtggtggtgtcggcGAGGATGTACCCTCGCATGCAAGTCGCCGGTTTCccgccacacccacacagagaagCTCATGCGCACGGCGGGCGTGGGGTTGTTTCTATGTAGACACGAATGAAAGCGCATGGgaggctgccgctgccgctgctgcccttcctCCGTCCCAAGGGAAACGGGAACATGCGAaaggatatatatatatatatagttaTAGAGgtaagacacacacacacgcacgcacgcagagaacgagagaggcgcactggccctcctccccctccctctcccccaggCAAAGCGCgtgagcagcaacagcgagGGCAATGACTAGCAGGCACGCAGGATGGGACGGGGCgagtggacgaggaggggaggcgaggggggggggggagagagagagggtgatACAGCCACAACAAAACGACTttacacatacacacacacaattgtaaagggggggggtgtccAGCGAATATTCTcgctgccctcccctctgccccGCCACTGTGTCTACTCTGTGGCTCGCAGTGATTGTCGTACCAGGGATGGGGGACGAGTGATAgggcggtgggggtggtggtggtgcaccgTTGATACATAGGTAAGAGTCCACGTCATGTGTATGACTCCTGCGTGGGTGTGTTAgccgccacccaccccccctcctcctcccctcttcttctgcaGCTATGCCTCGCTTCTGTGGGTGTCTTCTCGTAagggatggcggtggtggtggcggtgatcgcggcggcgcgtgtggcATGCTTGGGTCGTTCGTacgagggagaagaggagggggagaggtgctCGGGCTTCGTATTCTTCAAAGCGGGCCAACATGACGAAGCtaacgcacacacgcatacagaGTCCCACGTGCGggtccccctctcccccgctaccacccaccaccatcaccacaaGGTTTCCCTCACAGTTGCCTACATGATGCCTCGCCAATATGCTACTGTGGAGGCTGCATCGGGTGCTCTCTCTGGCACTGCGTGAAGTAGTCCCACGCCCACCTGCAGCTGTCGGCGGACTCGGGGTTCGCCTCAAGGCACTTGGAGTAGCCCACAAGTTGCGACGTGCAGACGTGCccctcctgctgcgcggcctgcgccagctgctgcgcctctgccggctgcgtcggcgcctgGTTGCCGTGGCCGTAGAGGTAGTTGCTGATGCCGTGGCCCAGCACGCTGCCACCGGCGACGGCCGCCATCGTGCCGAGGATGCCgctaccgccaccgccggccaTCGGACGCTGAACGTAGATGTTCGTGACGCCGttcggctgctgcgggtgcgcgtgcggtgtCGACtggtgcagcggctccgccttcttcggcggcggtggggcggcggcgtggtggctgctgccaccgctggcacgaggagctgcacggGAGCGGGCCAtcaggcggggagggggcggaggaggtggagttAGAGAGGAGTGTAACGAAACAGGAAGCGCCGCGCTGATGCGTCGGTTCGGCTGAGCACGGTGAGGGACGTGGGTGGGCAGATCTGGTTGGTCCGACTCGGCGAGGCCGCCCGTGAGCGATAACGCAAGAGCGGATGGCCCGTCACGCGTGGGGAGCAGCCCAGATGATGAtaaggagaggaagggtgtgtgtgtgttggggggggggggaagtgCGCTGAGGAGTCACGGAGGTAAGGAGAGCATAGGCGCGCGTGTTGCGCACCCTTCTGTACGCGGCGATGGTAGGAGGAAGgggacggtggtggtggtggcggtggtcggcgtgggtgtgtgtacacacacccacgccgAGGCCGACGCGTCCCACATAGCTCACCAGACGGCGAAAATAGtcggggcggggaggggagagagagaccaaAGACATGCAGAGTACCAGATGAAGGGAGATTGACGAGGGGAAGTGTTTCGCGGCACCTGGGACCTCTTGAAGACACCCAGCGGCTCGTCCCAGTCCCCTTATCCCGCCATCATCCGCTCAGCCACACCTCTTCCTCGGCGCGCACCGTCTGCCTTCTGCTTCCCTTTGGTCTCATGGCGATGctcccgccccccctcccccccatcGGCGTACACAACTGTGCGTACATGGTTGGTTGCTTGCTTGCGTCTTTCCTATAATCGACCCTATTCAGCGCCACCACTGTCCACGCCGCGACACACCCatgcgggagggaggggaggagggagggagtgagtGCCGGTGTGTCGTCCCcatcttcccctccccttgaCGTGCTCGCACGCACGAAACTCGAAGCGTGCTAATATAGAAAACAAAAGTGGGTGttgggaggagaggggaaaggggggcgGAGGTGTGACAtatgtgtgtggtggtggggtgggtcGTGGGTCGTGGGCGACGTCGCAGTCCATCTCCAGGACCACCTTCggagcgacacacacacacgcacacacacacacacacaccggtgACGATATCCAAGGAACCAAACATGAAAAGCAACAGAGAGAAGGAACGCCGCCATCCACGTGCGCGTATCAAGCACACAGGTCGGGAAAAATATGTGCCAGGCCGGGGgtctgccctccctccctcttccctccctcccacgcacacacatgcacacgcacgcacgcacatgtcAGGCATAGGCATACACACATGTCACATGGCGTGTCACTTCACGGCTTGGCGTACTTGCGCGTCCACTCGCGGGCCGTCTGCAGCGCGCTGGCCTCGTCCTCCTTCCAGTGCTCCGCGACGTCGTTCGCCAGAGGGTCATCTGGGTTTGGGCTCGACATGAGAATCTGGATCGATAGCAGCACCTTGTTgatcagcagcgccggcgaccACTTGTCCTTGATGATGTCGAGGCAGATGCGGCCCACCTTGTCTACGTTGGGGTGATAGATGCGCGTGAGAAAGCGCACCTTCGGCGGCTTCATCGGGTACTCCTCCGGCAGGAACAACTCCAGGCGGAAGAGGCCGCCCTCGTAGCACGACTGCGGCGGCCCCTGGATGGTCACCATGAAGTAGCGCGGGTTTTCCTTGGTTGGTGTGGCCGTGATGCCCGGCGGACACTCCTTCTGGAgcttctccgtctccttGATAATGCGCGTTGTAAGCATATGGCCCACAGTGGCTGTTGAGAGTGGGGAAGGGTGGATAAGGACGGGGAGCGAAGGGAGGCGTACAACGACGAACCGCTTcggtctgctgctgctgctgctgctgctgctgctgctgctgttcacTGCTGTGACGAGGGGCGCCGGGCACCAATGTGTGGATGGTGTGTGTAAATATCTTGGTCGATGACGGCAGTAGAACGGGGGAGAGACAGATTAGGAAGGCGAgcagggtggtggtggcacagCCTGTCAATGTATGGAACAGTGATTGTGAgttcggggggggggggagggggggggaggggcgggtaACGGACAGACAGAGCTggtgagagggaggacgAGCGCGTGCGTTTCGTGTTGGATGGGTAAGAGGcaatgcgtgtgcgtgtgtgtgtggctcaAGACACAACGTTACTGCAGACAGGTACACGACCACGCTTACGCCAGAGGgacagggaggggaagggggggggtggcgacTTCGTGATGGCAAGGCGCGCTGGAGACGgccgcgcacagacacgggGCGCACGAATAATGAAGCACAAAGTACAGGCGAGGTGAATCACAGGTTCACTGATgcgcagggaggggggagactGGTGAAACGGAAAAATAGCGGGGAGATCTGCAAGGCGGGGAGCACTCCTGCGAGgcacatgcgtgtgtgtgtgtgtgcgtgtgcatgggTGCATGGCATCCCGGTCAGGgagtggagagagggaggggaggaggaaggggtgggggacaaAGTAGGGAGGCAAAGGTGTGTCGATGCGGGTGATGATGACCTCGGAAGAGGGCGTTGGCAAGGGTTTGCCGGCGGTAGCGCGCTCGCAGAAGCGTTTCGCGTGGGCAACGACATCGCCAGGAGGcgacacacatgcacacccaTCGCCATCGGAAGCTCGACGCCTTTTCCCGCACCGCGCAACTCCATCCACCACCAGCTCGGGGAACCCTCAAGGGTATCCAGACCGACCTCGCCGCTTTCGCCTGTACTGCTCCCCTCTGCCATCGCTGGGACGCACTATGAGGCGAGTGAAGCGAGTAAAACAGCTCGTGTAAGGCGCAGAGAGGGACAACGTAGGGTGGGCGTGAGGGGGAAGCTGGCGCGCGAGCTGGTCACATCAGGCAGAGAGGGTGAGAGTTTATGATCCCTTCCCCACCCGCGCGCCAGGCacccgcccacacacacacacacacacacgcacgcacgcacgcaggacCTCAAGACCACaggcgtggggggggggcggcggtggcggcgggagGGTGCCGCGGAAGGAGAGACACGAGGAGACACACTCTGTAAAAGTGAGCGCACAACGGGAAAGGAGGGGGCGTACGCGCGCGTGTCAAGAATTATACATAACTGTGtatgcgcatgcgcgtgcgcgtgcgtggcggtggcggtggcgatggatTTGGGCCCGTATGGAGAGAAGCGCGCGCCATGACTCCCGCGTtctcgccaccgccactgccaaCGCGACGAGACACACCCGCCCACACACGGGCATcgacacccacccacccacatgcatgcacgcacgcatggaCTGGCTGGTTGAGTGaaagagcagcggcgcctcggGGGTTGAGTGGTGTACATCGACGGAAGACCAGAGGCTACAACCGTGGCAGCGACtgaaaggggaggggggagaggggaagagtgggctggtgtgtgtgtgtgtgtgtgtatgccagggaggagaggagaggagaggcgaacCTGAGGACAAGCGAGGGTCtggatggcggcggcggtgacggtggggaaggggtggggcacAAGCCGAGCACGCAACTTCGACGGGactggtgcgcgcgtgcagcgcgaTGACCCACACTCCGTATTATGGCAGCTGCGCTCCGTGTACGTCCCTgcttcctcccttctccatcCGTTCACGTGGATCACCCTGGCAAGGAGCTACGACGCTCGGcatcctgcgccgccttcacccGCTCCGTGTGCGCTAACAACCGCTCTCGCAGATTGTGTTCAAAGTGCGCTCGCTCGCGACTCACCGTCAGCTCCCGCGccttctgctcctccacccACGCTCTCAGCGCTGCCTTGCGTGCTGTCACGTACGCCAGCCGCGACCGTAGCTCCGCTACCTCGCTCTCGAGGACTTTGcactgcgctgccgtcgcctctCGCGCGTCTTGACCGTCCAGCAAACACTCTTGCGTGGCCTTGCAGCGTTCGcgggcgaggatggcgcgggcGTCGATGGagagctgcgcctcgtcgagAAGGCGTCGGAGCAGGACGCCGCGCTCGGGAAGATCAACGGTCACCTGTCGGAGGAGCTCCTCGCCGAGCAGGCTTAGCTGCACCAGCGTCCGCTCCTTGTTCAGCTCCAGCACATTCAGCGTAGCGGCGACGGTAGccgagccgccgccgctgaccGACGTGGCTACCGGTTGCGCTGGCAGTGGCttcactgtgtgtgtgcacacccACTTGTCTGGCGTAGCGAGGATGGTCACGGCTGTGGGTGCTTCTCGCCCCTTCGCGGAGGCCGTcttcacgctgctgctggcgttcCTCTGTTGGAGCCTCGTGTTAGGCCGGGGCGAAGGGCTGAGCAACGACGGTGACCCACCGGACGCGGCCGGGGCCGATGCCGTATGCTGCTGTCGGGGGcgtggcggagagggggTACTTGTGCTGGTGAGCTGTAGGGGACGACCGCAGCATCGCGCCTGCACCTTGTCCAGTACCTCGTCCAACGTCTGCTCCAGCTTCACGAGATACTCGCGCGGCGCCTGCACATCGCTCGTCCGCTCGAGGATGACCAAGACAGCACCGACTGGCACCTCTGTATACTCGCTAGCGAGCGCCTCACCAAGGGTATCGATCTCTTCCAGCACGCTCAAGTCGTCCGGGTGCGTCTCCAGGTGACAACGAAGGCGcgcctggcgctgctgggcggcctggcgctgctgctgcactgccaCGGCCGTCTCTTGGTGGATGAGGTAGTAGACGAagagccgcggcggcagcactgcaTCCAAGGTGGAGCGCAACGTCGTTGTcaccaccggcacccgcTCCACGGCGGACACCGTGTtagaagcagcagcagcagcaggtgcgtTTTCCGTCGGCAATACCCCCACCAGCACATCGCGCACGTACGCTGGTAAATCTACGTCCGCGTCGTCTGCGGCATCATTCGGGTCAGCACCACACCGCGAGTCTGCCAGAGAGACCATctgacgcagcagctcgacGTACTCGACCGTGTCGGCGGCAACTTCGCGCATGCCGCTCAGAcacgcggcgacggtgaagctgcgccgtgccTCGTCGCGGCCAAcgctgccagcgccgtctGCCGACGtaggggaggagaagaggtaGTCTAGGATCTGCTCCGTCGCCCATGTGCGGTACAACTGGTCCTCCAGCACAGGCACCCGCGCTGGCGCGTTTAGCACAGCATCCACTGCCTCATGGTCCGCCCTCGCCTTTGCTGACGCTGCAGGCTGCTGTTGATGGCAATGCCTATCGGCGTTCCCCGGCccgcgtgctgcggtggtgtcTTCTTCGTTGTCACTCGGATGCATCATAGCTGTCTTGCAGCTGCGCCCTTGGCCCACCGCGatgggcagcagccgcatgACCATGTCCGACAAGTGCGCGTGCTGGTACGGCGGGTGTGCGTACGAGGTTGCGTCGGCCGTCGGCGGTGCAGGGGACGAGAGCGGGTTGCTCTTGGTACTGTAGCTGTCCGCATCGACAGAGGTCTGATGCGtggcctg
This sequence is a window from Leishmania mexicana MHOM/GT/2001/U1103 complete genome, chromosome 4. Protein-coding genes within it:
- a CDS encoding serine-threonine protein kinase-like protein, whose amino-acid sequence is MNAPVHERSGTSSSNAPPAHKKQRHEGACSGKVLQDGDADSVRVWGVLVAQNLPSRENGLLAHAQRCGCPAEEAHAPGKESAAQLIASSSLRDPGEDWLWRHVSPALRQFYLPTCSHSGSKYPCAPASPQQEGSKSHPSPPRLLLPLCGTRSNNGAVRLGRLASNDIVLATNPCVSSVHCTIAYQSGSDHRHGDAAAAATVAAEDKEAHRAAYEATGAMAKVAAPLHHRPQPTTEVPAVPHPRGDAAARNAAARQPQQRQQQRSANAHVMLSDYSTNGCIVNGQKVGKGRSVRLRDGDVVELINAGPRHTTNYNLSFHFLTAEGFVRWVMEQPHRASTTQGADEGTTTLAEKEQHQRQALQTAAQRRALLCRAQWNVEAQVRRMYGHSVDEYYSLDRAHPLGQGTFGTVYRAALRAEASTSSQSPSLLDAGGVVAAGVPSSWEHVFSGDGVGEWTANPSEAAELREAYIREKERRAPVAVLQVSASAASTTAAEADTTTTDAAPQVFAVKIIRKQRMLVEALRRRRQQQQQQHPEEGESGTDRTPVSCIHTTATVATPDTAGAVPGTISAEDAAVIEQLLLMETQPDDLALQRRKEWTAGVLAHLQLADSTPTALTPSSSLSALWKSPHKRRDGDDSSDDGDAQRLPRQDREQRRRELIRCLPEALRRTYERELQHRRRQQREINILLAVRHRNVTALYEVFDQPDHLALVMEQATGGEVWDLLQIYKRRERGANNRRSTGAQRLGNGSGDSTTAAVGAATCDDDDVELVSVGGPLPEFIVKIIIVQVIEAVLYLHTMGIIHRDLKLENLMLQRPCDRYTLNALQLQTLVHQLRAYSHPHHASDASTSAATTREEGSAAVEFTNPLSVLYTVHVPRHMWPVVKVMDFGLSHVLDQLQTHPFDSTGALHGLTGMLSQMSQDVEGRPAAAAAAATEAVPERVKLIYSRNDATTSCGTPIYAAPEVTNPALRPDKMGYGAAVDMYSVGVIAYALLTGRAPFPSAKKPRRPGGPPLVNYDAPLRFQRHRRRPASAGPLPSSRPSSSAARPPPDVACLPPLSVVESVRVVLPKKCAETSAASSATSEQTRQWHRRVEAVAASMRCAEQKRAHAEDSDGGSSATSADSRFDATVEQLCASLTTYADTCASGGLEVDLDRLVYVSADAAATGAQANPSVGRVMAPDGHVADVLLPPISALGASFIRGLLEKYPSRRLTAYEALRHPWLRECV
- a CDS encoding putative ubiquitin-conjugating enzyme e2 produces the protein MLTTRIIKETEKLQKECPPGITATPTKENPRYFMVTIQGPPQSCYEGGLFRLELFLPEEYPMKPPKVRFLTRIYHPNVDKVGRICLDIIKDKWSPALLINKVLLSIQILMSSPNPDDPLANDVAEHWKEDEASALQTAREWTRKYAKP